The following DNA comes from Thermoanaerobaculales bacterium.
CCGGTGTTGCGGATCTTCATCGCGGTGTCGCGCAGCCGGCGTAGCACGCGGCGATCGTCGAGGTACTCCCCGAGGTCCTTGAACAGGTAGATGCCGCGCGGCGCATCCCCGGCGACCCAGTCGAGGGCCGCCATCGGCTCGGTCAGGGTGGGCTGACCGTTGGACGGGAAGCCGTCGACGCAGTTCCAGACCGTGACCGGGAGCGGTTCCGGCTTGGCGGCAGCGGCGAAACGGCCCAGCAGGCGCTCGAGCCGTTCCTCCTCGAGGCTCACCAGCACGGTCAAGGGATAGGCGGAGGCAAGGGCGGTGCGGATCTGGTCGATGGTGGTCTGCATCTCGACACCATTGTAGGGGCAAACCAGGGATGAGGGACATTGCAGTGGCGTTCAGCCGAGCCGGCCGCACTTCGTTCCCCTTCCCGTACCCGTCCCCGTTTCCGAAAAAACCTGCCCGCGGTTTCCTTTTCAGCGACTACGTTTCGTTGATGGGTCTGAGTCGCGCCGGCCCTACGCTCGAACGCGGGAACGGGAACGGGAACGGGAGCGGGCGCGGGTGAGGAAGCGGGCCTGGAAGCGGGAACGGGAACAGGAACGGGAACGGGCGCGGAAGCGGGCGCGGAAGCGGGAACGGGAACGGGAACGGATGGACGGGGCCCCTGTCCCCTATATCGCAGATCCTGGATCCTGGCCGGGCGGGGGTCGCTTCAGCCCCGCCACCAGCCGAGCTGGCGGATCGAGCGGCCGAGCCGGCGGGCCACCTCCGCCGTGGCGGGCTGCCAGCGAGGCCGGCTGCGCATCACCAGCAGCGTCGGCACCGCCGCGATCGCGGCCACGATCATCGCGGCGCCGATCCAGCCGCCGACGGCAGCGGTGGACTCGAGGCGGGCGAGGTCGCCGGCCAGCCACCAGCCGAGGCCGGACCAGACCACGACGTGGGCGGCCACCGCCACCACGTCCCAGGCCAGGAAGCGGCGCCAGCGAACGCCAGCGATCCCGGCGGCCGCGAGCCAGGCCGCCCTGCCGCAGGGCAGCACGCGCGCCGGCACCAGCGCTGCCAGCGCCGACGGCGACTCGTCGAGGCGGGCCGCGACGCCGGCCAGCCGCCGCTCGATGCCGGGGAAACGGTTGAGGCGCGGGTGGAGCCAGCGCCCGCCGCCGAACACCAGCTGGTCGGTGACCACGTGGCTGACGGCGAGCGCAACGAGCAGCACTGCGGCTTGGGAAGGGGAGGTCGCGCGCGCGGCGAGCACGCCCATCGCGACCATGAACAGCTCCTCGGGGATGACGTGACCGAAGACCCTGATCACCGGCGGCATCGCGACCGCGAGCACCAAGGCCCGCGGACCGAGCCACGCCAGGGCGTCGGCGAGCGCTCCCCCCTCCACGGAGTAGGAGTATAGCCGAAAACGGCGATTGAGGGCCAGGGAGGCCGGGCGCACAGGGCCCGTCACCGCCCTCCGCTTCCGCGCCCGGTTGGTGAGGCAGTGGGGTAGTGGGGCCATGAGGCAATGGAAGGTCGTTCATGGCCCCGGGGCCCTACATCGGGAACGGAGACGGGAACGGGAACGGGGACGCGAACGGGAATGGGAGCGGGCGCGGAAGCGGAAGCGGGCGGGGGGCCTATCCCCTATTCCCCAACCCCTGACCCCTCGGTGGTCGGGTGGGGAAACCAGCACCGCACCCGGCGATCCGGACCGAGGCCTTCGAGCTCCGGCTCGCGGGCGCAGGCCCCGGCCGCGTGCGGGCAGCGCGGCGCGAAGCGGCAGGCGGTCGCGGGCCAGCTGGAGTTTGCCGGAGCCGGCGTCGGCGGCGGCCGCCACGCCGGGTCGGGCGCGGGCGCAGCCGCCCGCAGCATCGCGGTGTAGGGGTGGGCGGGACGTGCGAGCACCTCGGTCACGGGCCCCTCCTCGACCACCACGCCGCGGTAGAGCACGGCGACGCGGTCGCACAGGCGCCGGACCACCGCGAGGTCGTGGGCGATCAGCACGAGGGCCAGTCGGCGGCCGGCGCGCAGCCTGCCGATCAGCGCCAGGACCTGTCCCCGGACCCCGGCATCCAGCGCCGATACCGGCTCGTCGAGCACGAGCAGCTCCGGGTCGCTGGCGAGGGCGCGGGCGATCGCCACCCGCTGGCGCTCGCCACCGGAAAAGGCGCCGGGCCGGCGCCGAGCGGCGTCCTCCGGAAGCCCGACCGCGGCCAGCAGCTCCGTCACCCGCCGGCGCCGCTGCGCCGCATCCCCGATGGCGAACGCGACCAGCGGCTCCGCGATGCTGGTGCCGACCGCCAGCCTCGGGTTGAGCGAGGCGAGCGGGTCCTGGAAGACGGCCTGGAAGCGACGGCGCAGCGGCCGTACCCGGGCCGCGCGCATCGCGCTGATCTCCCGGCCGTCGAAGGTCACGACTCCGGCGTCGGGCCGCTCGAGTGCGAGCAGCAGCCGCGCCAGGGTGGACTTGCCGGCTCCGGACTCGCCGACCACGCCGAGCGAGCCGCCCCGCTCGAGCCAGAGATCGACGCCGTCGAGCGCCACCAGCCGGCCCGAGCCGGCGCTGCGCGCCGGATAGGTGCGGCACAAGCCGGAGGCCGTGAGCAGCGGCTCAGCCATCGCCGCGCCCCCCGAGGGACCGGCCGGCCCGCGCCGCGTCGCCGGCCACCGGGCAGCGCACGGTGCGCGCCCCCCCGGCCGGCTCGAGCGCCGGCCGCCGCTCGCGACAGGCGGGCTGGACGAGCTCGCAGCGGTGGGCGAACCGGCAGCCCGCCGCCGGCGGAGCACCGCCGCTGCCGGGCCCGGCCTCCGGACGGTCGCCACCGAGCTCCCGCGCGACCTCGAGCAGCCAGCGGGTGTACGGGTGGAGCGGCCGGGCGAACAGCTCGGCAGCCGGCGCCACCTCGACGACCTCGCCCGCGAACAGCACCACCACCCGGTCGACCAGACCGGCGACCACCGCGAGGTCGTGGCTGATGAGGAGCAGCGCGCGGCCCTCCTCCGCGAGCCCGCGCAGCAGGTCCAGGATCCGCGCCTGCGTTTCCAGGTCGAGGGCCGTGGTCGGCTCGTCGGCGATCAGGAGCCCCGGATCGCCGGCGAGGGCGAGGGCGATCATCGCCCGCTGCAGCTGGCCCCCCGACAGCTGGTGCGGGTGGGACCGCCAGGCGCCGGCCGAGTCGTCGAGGGCTGTCCTCTCGAGCAGCCGGCGGGCGATGGCGCGCGCGTTGGCGCGGCCGACCCGGCGGTGGGCGCGCACCGCCTCGGCGAGCTGGAAGCCGATCGTGAACACCGGGTTGAAGGCACCGGCAGGCTCCTGAAACACGAGGCCGATCGCGCCGCCGCGCAGCGCGCGCAGCCGCTCCGGCGTCGCCTCGCTGAGGTCGGTGCCGGCCACCAGCACCTTGCCCCCGGCGATCCGCCCCGGCGCCGAGACCAGGCCAAGGGCGGCGAGCGCCAGCACGCTCTTGCCGCTGCCCGACTCGCCGACCAGCGCCACCCGTTCCCCGGCCGCGACCGCGAGCGAGACGCCGCGCAGCGCCGGCCGCCAGCCGCCGTCCGCACCCGGGAACTCGACCGTCAGGTCGCGGACGTCGAGCACGGTCTCATGGGCCATGGCGGACGAGCCGGGCCTCGGTTGGCGAGCTCGGCAGGACGGCCCCGAGCCTGGTCATCGCCGGCGGCCGGCGCCAGCAGTGGACCACGACGTCCGCCGCTCCGAGCGTGCCGTCCCCGTCGTCGGCCACCAGCACGGTGTAGTGGCTGCCGTCGATCACGATGTCGCCCGGGCGGACGTCCTCGCCCCAGCGCAGCGCACGGCCGCCGGCCGAAACGGTGCCGCCGGCGAGGGTCACCGGGACCTCCAGCCCGGGCCCGCCGGGAGCGAAGTCCGGCGTGCCGGTGGCAGCGACCGCCGCGAACGCCCTCGACGACACCGCGAGCCGGCGCTCGACCGCCTCGGTGAAGCGGAGGCCGAACGCCGCCGCCGCGACCTCGTCCCAGGCAGGCTGGCCGTCCTCGACCTCCCAGCCGGAAAGGTTGAAGAGCTCGCCCACCTCCGGGTGCAGCCCGTCAGCCAGCCGGGCCGAGCGGTGGATCGCGGGGAAGCCGGGCTCGAGGATGTGGTCGGCGCCGGCGCTGGACGCCGCCTGGAGCGTGCGGGCCTCGCGCTCCGGGTCGAACACCTCGACCCGGGCGTAGAGCCGGAGCGTCCCGGCGTCGACCGGGATCCGTTCCGGCTGGGGCCCGAGGATGTCGTCGTTGTGCGCCTCGGGCAGGGACGCGGCGCGCAGCGCGTGGCCCATCTCGCCAGCCAGGAAGGTCCGATAGCGGAGCAGGCGGGCGGCCCGCTCGGGCGTCACGGAGCCGCCGACATTGCTGCACTCGACGGTGAACCAGAACACCCGGACGCGGCGGTCCCGCTCCGGCCAGCGGTCGGCCACCTCGTGGTCGACGGGGGCGCCGTCGAGCTGCAGGCTGTCGGTCGGTGCCAGCCAGCGCGCGCGGCCAAACGGGCGGGCGACCCGCAGCGCCACTGCGATCGCCGGCGCCTCGCCGGGGCCGATCTGGCGCGGGCCGTCCCGGTAGACCGGGTCGGCGTCGGTCGCGGTGACGATCCGCACCTCGACCAGCTTCGGCCGCAGCCCATCGTGGACGCGGTAGAATGCCCACGGCATCGCGATCAAGAGCACGAGGCCCGCGAAGATGGCGAGCAGCAGCGAGCGCTCGGATTTCACGCCCCGATTGTAGCCCGGACTCCCCGATCCAACGCGAACCGGGCACACCCGGAGCCCGCGCCCGGAGCGTTGACCTTTCACCGCGAGCTTCTACCATGGACTGCCGATGGCGGAACGGCTGAGCATCCTGATCGTGGCCACCAAGTCGCCGTGGCCGCCGGTGGACGGCGGTCGGGTGGTGGTGCTCAACACCGTCGACGCGCTCGCCGCGGCCGGCCACCTGGTCACGCTGGTGGCCCCGGTCGATGCCGCGGCCGGCAGCGCCGCGGTGCAGGCGGCGCTCGGCGGCCGCTGCCGCGCCGAGCTGGTTCCGGTGCGGGCCCGCGCCGTGCCGGCGGCGGCGCTGTCCTCGGTGCTGCGCGGCCGTCCGCTCACCGTCGAGCGTCACCGCCTGTGGGAGGTCGAGGAGCGGGTGCGCCGGCTCCTCGCCGCCGAGAGCTTCGACGTGGTCCAGGCGGAGCAGGTGCAGGCGGTCGCCCAGGCGGCGCCGGCCGGTCGCGCCGGGGTCCCCCTGGTCTACCGTGCCCACAACGTCGAGAGCGCGCTGTGGACCTACGCGGCCGCCTTCGCCCGACCGCTGGCGGCGATGCTGCTCCGGCTGGAGGCGCGGCGACTGGCGGCGGCCGAGCGGGCGGCCGTCCGCCGTGCCGACGCGACCATCGTGCTCACCGAGCTCGACGCGGCGCCGATGCGCCGTGCGGTGGGCCCCGGCCCGCGAATCGAGCGCCTGCCGGTGCCGCACGCGGCCCGGCTGCCCGCAGCCGATGCCGCCCTCGCGGGGCGGCCGGCGGTGGTGACGCTGGCCAGCCCGAGCTGGATGCCCAGCCGCGAGACCGCCCTCCAGGTCGCCGCGCAGTGGTGGCCGGTGGTTCGCCGCCGGCTGCCGGGCGCGATCCTGCACTGCTTCGGCGGCGTCGACGGCGGCCCGCTGGAGGGCGTCGAGTGGCACGGAGCGCCGGCGGACAGCGCCGCGGCCTTCCCGCGCGACGCCGTGCTCGCGATCCCCGCCCGCCACCCGACCGGGGTGCCGGTGAAGGCGCTCGAGGCATGGGCGCGCGGGCTGCCTGTGGTCGCGTCCTCCGAGACGGCGGCAGCGCTCGAGGCCACGGCCGGCCGCGAGCTCGTGGTGGCGGACGGCCCGGAGGCCCTTGCCGAGGGCCTCGAGCGGCTGGTGGGCGACCCGGCGCTGCGCGCGAGGCTGGTCGAGGGCGGCCGCGCCCGTCTGCGCTCGCACCACGACCCGGCCATCGTCGCCGGGCGGCTCGCCGAGCTCTACCGGAGCCTCTGAAGCGCCTGCAGCCCGGCGGCAAAGGCCGCGGTGTCACGCTGCCACTGGCCGCGGCGGGCACGGGCGACTAGCGGCGCGGCGAGCGCCCGGCCGAGCAGCCGCAGCCGGGCGCCCGCGCGCAGCGCGGCCGTGGCCCGGCGGGCGGCGGCCGGTCCGCGGCGTTTGTCGGCGAAGCGCACCAGATCGGTCCACATCAGCTCCGGGTGGTAGGGAGCCGCCGAGCCGCCGCCGGCGCTGATGGTGGCGCCGTGGTGGTGGACGACCACGAAGCCGGCGACCACGGCCACCCGCCAGCCGAGATCGCGGGCGGCGAGGCACAGGTCGAGGTCCTGGCAGTAGAAGCGGTAGCGCTCGTCGAGCGGCCCGACCGCCTCCCAGACCGACCGCCGCATCGCCATCGCCGCGCCGGAAACCCAGTCGACCCGCGCCTCGGGGCCGCGGCCGGGCGGCCGCAGCCGCCGGTAGCCGGGGAGGCGGCCGAGCAGCGCCGGCAGGCCCGAGGCCTGGGCGAAGAGCCAGCCCGGCGTCGGCTCGAGGCCGGCGCCCCACTGCGGAGCGCCGTCCGGGAAGCGCAGCTCGGCGCCGGCGACCCCGAGCTGCGAGTCGCGTGCGAAGGCGGACTCGAGGGCTGAAAGCGACCCGTCGGTGATCTCGGTGTCGCTGTTGAGCAGCAGCAGCAGCTCGCCGGCGGCGGCGGCAAGGCCCCGGTTGGCGGCCCGTGAGAAGCCCTCTCGCCGCTCGTTGACGAGCACCTCGACCGCCGGACGGGCGCGCGCGATCGCTGCGGCCGTGCCGTCACCGGAGCCGTCGTCGACCACGATCACCTGGCAGCCCGGTGCACCCGCCACCACTGATTGGAGGCAGCGCAGCGTCAGCTCGCGAGTGTCGCAGGTCGGGATGACGACCGACAGGCGAGGGGCGCTCCCGGCGCTCGCGAGCGGTGGGCCGCTCACTGTCGATCCTCGCCTGCGCCAACCACCCTGGCGATCTCGTCGGCGATCAGGCGGTAGCCGGCGCGGGCGACGTGGCAGCAGTCGTCGGTGTAGACCGGGCGGCGAACCTCGGAGAAGACCATCGTCAGGTCGGTGAACCGGACGCCGGCGGCCGAAAGCTCGGCGCCATGGCGCCGCAGCCAGGGGTAGCCTCGGACCACGCTGGCCCGGTATGGGTGATTGGGGCGGAGGGCCACCGCCCGCTCCTGGCGCCCCATCGGTTTGGCACCCGCGAGGTACTGGTTCGGCTGCAGGAAGTGGTAGTAGCGGATGCCGTTGGCCTCGCAGAGCCGGTGCATCTGGAGCGAGCAGCTGTGCCAGTAGCCGGCGAGGCTGTCATACAGCGCGTCCTCGTCGCCCGGGAACTCGACGGCCGGCCCGCGCGCCAGAAAGCCTGACATGGCCTTCGAGTGGGCCTCCTCGAAGCGTTGCGCGAGCCGCCCGCGCTCGCGCTCCAGCGCGAGGTCGCGGGCCCGCCAGAGGACGCACATCACGATCGACCGGTCGAGCCGCAGGGCGAGGAAGCGCCGCGCCCACGCGCTTCGAGCGCCGTCGGCGGCGGCGATGGCGGCGACGATCCTGGCCTCCTCCGGGGCGAAGAAGCCGGCGACCCGCTGGTCCCATGCGCGTGGGTAGAAGGGGTAGACGCCGCGGGGGAGATTGTCGACGGCCGGCAGCACGACCTCGTTGAAGCCGTCGATGTTGATGACGAGGTCGAACTGCGACCCCAGCGACAGGGCCCACGTCAGCGCCAGCAGCTGCTGCGGCTGCTTGTAGCCGCCGGCGGCGAGGTTGACGATCACCACCTCCCTGCCGAGCGGCGCGAGCGCGTCGACCAGCAGGTCACGGGCGTCGAGCGAGAACCCGGCCGCGAAGGAACCCCCGAAAACGGCAACGACGAGGCGTCCCGGTGCGCGCGACACCGGCAGCGGATCGTCCATCGGGAAGCCCTGCGGCGAGGTGGCGGGGTTGAGGTCGGGGTGTACGACGAAGCCGAGATAGGGATGCACCACCTCCACCGCCTCGGCGACCTCTCCGGTTCGCCACAGACCGCGGCTGTGGCCGCGATCGTCGGTGGCCGTCTGGCCTGCGTCGGCGGCGCGCGCCATCGAAGCGCGGTAGGAGGCCCGTGGGAAGGGCTGGCGACGCACGACGAGGTAGCCGAGGAAGACCAGCAGCTCGGCGGCGAGCAGCCCGAGCAGCACGGCGGCGACGGCGAACGCTCCGCGCTTGAGGAACCCGAGCCTCGGTTTGGTGCCAGCCACCCGCACTCCTAAGCCGTACGACGCGGAAGCCGCTGCGCCTGCCCGGCTGCCGTGGTCAGCTGCAGGCTAGCACACGGAACCTGCTAGACTTCCCGCGATGTCGACATCCGCCGTCCCGATTCTGTACAACACCGCGACGCAGCGCCTGAACCCGATCCGCGACATCCGCGAGCTCCTGCAGTACTGGAACCTGATCGCCAACCTGGTGCAGCGCGACCTGACGGTGCGCTACAAGCGGTCGGTCTTCGGGTTTCTGTGGACGATGCTCAACCCGCTGCTGCTGATGATCATCCTGACCGTGGTGTTCTCGTCGGTGTTCCGATTCGAGGGCATCGAGCACTACCCGATCTACTTCCTGTCCGAGTACCTGGTGTTCGGGTTCTTCGCGCAGACCACGGTCCAGTCGATGACCACGCTGGCGTGGCACGGCTCGCTGATGAAGCGGGTCCGGGTGCCGAAGTCGATCTTCGCCGTCTCGACCACCCTGTCGGGGCTGGTCAACCTCTGCCTGGCCTACATCCCGCTGTTCCTGATCATGCTCTTGACCGGGTCGCCGGTCGGCTGGGCGGTGCTGTTCCTGCCGGTGGCCCTCCTGATCATCGCCGCCTTCACCCTCGGGATATCCCTGATGCTGTCCGCGCTCGCGATCTACTTCGAGGACGTGTCCCACATGTACCAGGTCGCCACGGTCGGCCTGATGTACATGACGCCTATCATCTACCCGATCTCGATCGTCCCCTACAAGTGGCTCTGGGTGATCCGCGTCAACCCACTGACTCACCTCTTCAAGCTCGCCCGCGACCCCATCTATCAATGCTCGCTGCCCGGCCTCCACGTGGTCGGCGCCTCGGTGGCCTCGGCGGTCGTGGCGCTGGTGGTGGGGTGGGTGGTGTTCCACCGCCTCGCTCGAGGCTTCTACCTCCACCTGTGATGGACACGCCGGCGATCGAGTTCCGCGACGTCTCCCTGCGCTACCGGCTGCTGGCCGAGCGCGGCATCGTGACCCTCAAGGAGTGGGTGATCCGCCGCCTGACGACGGTGATGACCTACCAGGAGCTGGCGGCCCTGTCGGCCGTCAGCTTCTCGCTGCAGAGCGGGCGGGCTCTCGGCATCGTCGGCCACAACGGCGCCGGCAAGTCGACGCTGCTGCGGGTCGCCGGCGGCATCCTGGTCCCCACCGAGGGCGAGGCGGTCATCCGCGGCCGGATCGCGCCCATCATCGAGCTCGGCCTCGGCTTCGAGGCGGAGCTGTCCGGCCGCGAGAACATCTTCTTCAACGGGGCGCTGCTCGGCCGCTCGCGCAGCGAGATGCAGGAGCGCTTCGACGAGATCGTCGACTTCTCGGAGCTCGGCGAGTTCATCGACCAGCCGATCCGGACCTACTCGACCGGGATGGTCGCCCGCCTGGCGTTCGCGATCGCGACCACGGTCGACGCGCACATCCTGCTGCTCGACGAGGTGCTGTCGGTGGGTGACGAGCACTTCCGCCGCAAGAGCAAGGACCGGATCGACAGCTTCCGCCGCGCCGGGGTGACGATCCTGGTGGTGTCGCACGACCTCGACGCGGTCGAGAAGATGTGCGACGACGTGCTGTGGCTCGAGCACGGCGTCATCCGGCGCTCCGGCCCGGCGAAGGAGGTCGTGACGGCCTACCGGACGTCGATGAACCCGGGGCAGGCCGAGCCGGGCGTCGGCGGGACGGTGCGGCCGGCGGCGACATGAGCGGCGGCCCGTGCCTGTCGGTGGTCATCCCGACCCGCGACCGGCGCCGGCTCCTGGAGCAGACCCTCGCGGCCCTCGACCGACAGCGCGAGCTGCCGTGCCCATTCGAGGTCGTGGTGGTCGACGACGGCTCGACCGATGGCACCGGCGAGTGGCTCCAGCTCGCCCAGTTCGGCGGCTTCACCCTCCAGCAGATCGCCACCCGTCCGGGCGGGCCGGCTCGGGCGCGCAACCTCGCGATCCGGCGCGCGGCGGCGCCGCGGGTGCTCCTGCTCGGCGACGACACCGTCCCGGCGAAGGACCTGCTCGCCGCCCACCTCGCGGCGGCCGCGGGCCGCGACGTCGCGGTGCAGGGCCGGATCGACTGGGACCCGGCGCGCCCGGTCACCGAGGTCATGCGCTTCCTGGCGCCGGCCGGCCCGCAGTTCTGGTTCGAGGGCCTGGGCGACGGCGGTCCAGTGCCGTTCAGCGCGGTGCTCGCCTCCAACCTGTCGGCGCCGACGAGGTGGTTCCGTGAGGAGCCCTTCGACGAGCGCTTCACCGAGGCCTGCCTCGAGGACACCGAGCTGGCGTGGCGCTGGCAGCAGCGCGGCTGGCCGGCGGTCTACAGCGCGACCGCGGTCTGCTGGCACCGCCACCACTACGACCGCATCGAGCCCTTCCTCGATCGCCAGCGCCGGGCCGGCCGGTGGGCCCGGCTGGCAGCGGCGATCCACCCGGCCCTGCGGTGGCGGGTGGCGCTGCAGCCGATCGCGTTCGCCGCGGTGTCCGCCCTGCGGGTCGCGCTGCGCTGGCGGCGCCGGGACCTGTGGGACCTGAGGTGCCGGCTGGCGTTCGCGAAGGGATACCTCTCGCGCCCCCGCCCCGGCGTCGACGGCGAGGGTTGACGGCCGCTTCTGCGGGCGCGGGCCGCGGGCGGTCCGCACCGACGGCCGGCCACGGCTACTCGAGGTAGCCGAGCGCCCGGAGCTGCTCGGTCACGGCGCCGTCAGGTGCGCTCGCCGACTCGGGCGGTCCGCCCTCCCACCAGACCAGGAAACCGGTGCCCGGTGGCGCGGCCGGGCCTTCGATCCGGCGCCAGTCGCCGTCCTCCCCGAGCTCGACCGCCAGCGGCCGCTCAAGGGCCGACAGGTCGAGCCACTCCGCGACCGGTGAGCCGCGCCGGCCGTCCGGCGCCACCAGATGGGCGATGATCCCTGCCCGGTCGCGGTCCGGCGAGCTGAGCAGCAGGGTCAACTCCTGCCCGGGGCCCACGGCGAAGGTCGGGGGCGCCGGTCCCCGCCAGCGCACGGTGCCGCCTCCGGCCGCGCTCGCCTTGAGCCGGTCATGGGCGTTGAACGCGCCCTCGAGCCGTCCCCTCAGCTGGTGCGGTCCCCGGTTGCGGATCGCCAGCCGGGGGCCGCGATGCTGGGCGAGCAAGGTGGCGCCGGTGAGCGCCCGGAGCTCGGCGGCGCGCGGGTCGCGGGCCGCCAGGTTGACTCGCTCGGCAGGGTCCCGCTCCAGGTCCACCAGCCGTTCCTCGCCGTGAATCTGCCGCCACGCGGCGTCGTTGAAGGTGTACTTCAGCCGGTCGTCGACCCGCAGCGCGAGGCCCCGGTTCGACGACGCTGCGTAGGTCCACGCCGCCGCGGGCACCTCGGGCGGGGCGCCGTCGACGAGGTGGAGGAGCGAGACGCCGTCCGCCGGCGCCGCGGCCACGCCGGCCGCGTCGAGGATGGTCGGGGCGAGGTCGGTCAGGCGGACCTGCCGGTCGATCCTGCGGCCGCCGCCCCGGCCGTCCGGGAGGCCGACCAGCAGCGGCACCAGCACGTTGTAGTCCTCCAGGTAGGAGTGGCCGGCACGCCCGTCCTCGCCGAGCGCCTCGCCGTGGTCCGAGGTGACGATCAGCACGGTGCGGCCGGCGAGGCCCAGCGCGTCGATGCGATCGATCAGCCGTCCGACCTGAGCATCGGCATACGCGACCCCGCTGTCGTACAGCAGGCTGACCAGGGCGACCTCGGCGGGGGTGAGAGGCGTCCGCCAGTCCCGCTCGCCCGGCCGCTGCGCCACGAAGTAGTCGCCCGGAGCGCGCAGCCTGCGCCAGCCGTGCGGCCTCATCTCGATGCGCGAGGACGGGGGGGCGCCACCCGCCGCGGCGGCGAGCCGGTCGAAGTAGGGCTGCCGGTGCAAGTGGGGGTAGTGCACCTCGTAGGTGTGGAAGAAGAGGAAGAAAGGCTCGGCGGCCCGGTTCTCGAGATAGTCGATGGCGAGCCGCATGCCGTGAGCGAGCTCGCGCTCGGCGTCGTGGCGGGGCCAGTAGACGAAGCGATCGAAGCCCTGGGCGAGGCCGAACTGGGGCCGGAGGTAGCCGCCGCCCGTGATCGCCGCGGTCGCATAGCCGGCCTCGCGCAGCCGCTCGGCGAGCATCTCGAGCGAGGCCGGCGCGGCCCGGTAGTGGTTGACGCCGTGGCGCACCGCATCGAGGCCGGTGAACATCGACACGTGCGACGGCAGGGTCCACGGCGAGGTGGCGACGACGGTGCTGAAGAGCGCTGCGCGCCCGGCCGCCCAGGCATCGATCCGGGGCGACGTCGGCAGGGCGTGGCCGTAGCACGACAGCCGGTCGGCGCGCAGGGTGTCCAGGCACACCACCACGACGTTGGGGCGATCGGCCGCAGCGCCGCCGACGATCTCGGGGTTGGCCCACGCCGGCAGCCCGCGCGTCGGGTCGAAGCCCGGGCCGGCGCGAGTTGACAGGCGGACTGCGACCTGGCGACCGCCGAGCCCGGCCAGCGACACCTCTGCCTCGTGCCAGCGGCGACCGTCGCCGCGACGCGCGTCGAGACGGCGCGCGAACACCCGCTGCGGGTCGCCGCCGTCCGTGGTCACCGTGACCTCGAACTGAACGGGCACGCGGACGCCGCGCTGCAGCCCGTAGCCGAAGCGGAGGCGAGCCCCGTCTGGGAGCTGGAGCCGGCGCTCCGCCGGCAGGCCCGGCGGGACGAGCAGCGCGTTGCGGGCGTCGTGATCGAGCTCGACCTTCCAGGGCCGGGAGGCGGCAGCCGCGAGCCGGTCAGGGTCGACCACAAAGCGCGAGCCGGTCACGGCGATGACGGGCAGGCGGGTCTGGGCTGCGAACGGCCCGAACCGCACCCGCGTCATCCGCCCGGTCCACCAGGGATGGCCCTGCAGATCGAAGCCGCAGCTGTAGCCGCTGCCGTCGCTCAGCTCGTGCGCTTCGGCCTCGGTCGACCTCTCGGTCGAATAGCGCCGCAGTGTGCCGGCCCAGGAGAGCGCCACCGCACCGGGTGGTCGTCCCGCGAACCGCAGCTCGATCCGGTCGACTGCGTCGGCCTCGATGTGCAGCGGGCGCTCCCAGACGGTGGTCGAGCCGGTGGCCTCGCCGCGCCCGGGGCGGCCGTCGGGCGCGGGCGCCGAGGGCACCTCGCGAGGCCGCCAGCGCGCGGCCTCGTCCTGGCTTGCCGCACTCCAGCTGAACACCGGGGCGCTGTCGTAGAGGAGCTCGGGCCGCGGAGCTTCGGGCGATTCCTCCACGATAAAACGCGCGGCAAGGCCGGCTGGCGGTTGCCGCTCGGGAGCCGGAGCACAGGCGAGGATGCCCAGCAGGCCGGCCACGGCCAGGGCAGTGCGCGACCGAGGCATGGCGGATTGTAGCTCGCCTGGAATCCCAGCACTTCCTGGTGTGGCTGTCAGCCTGATTGGGGTTGCCGTCGGTTCGTCCCCGTGCCCGTACCCGTACCCGTTCCCGAACGGGCGGGTATCCCATTCCGTCGGTCGGTCGCGCCGAGAGCTGGTGGTGGACAGCAATCATCTCTGAGCGAACAATCGGGAACGGGAGCGGGAACGGGGACGGGGGCGGATCCTGCCGGCAGCGGCTCGCGAATAACGCCAGTGCG
Coding sequences within:
- a CDS encoding sulfatase; the encoded protein is MPRSRTALAVAGLLGILACAPAPERQPPAGLAARFIVEESPEAPRPELLYDSAPVFSWSAASQDEAARWRPREVPSAPAPDGRPGRGEATGSTTVWERPLHIEADAVDRIELRFAGRPPGAVALSWAGTLRRYSTERSTEAEAHELSDGSGYSCGFDLQGHPWWTGRMTRVRFGPFAAQTRLPVIAVTGSRFVVDPDRLAAAASRPWKVELDHDARNALLVPPGLPAERRLQLPDGARLRFGYGLQRGVRVPVQFEVTVTTDGGDPQRVFARRLDARRGDGRRWHEAEVSLAGLGGRQVAVRLSTRAGPGFDPTRGLPAWANPEIVGGAAADRPNVVVVCLDTLRADRLSCYGHALPTSPRIDAWAAGRAALFSTVVATSPWTLPSHVSMFTGLDAVRHGVNHYRAAPASLEMLAERLREAGYATAAITGGGYLRPQFGLAQGFDRFVYWPRHDAERELAHGMRLAIDYLENRAAEPFFLFFHTYEVHYPHLHRQPYFDRLAAAAGGAPPSSRIEMRPHGWRRLRAPGDYFVAQRPGERDWRTPLTPAEVALVSLLYDSGVAYADAQVGRLIDRIDALGLAGRTVLIVTSDHGEALGEDGRAGHSYLEDYNVLVPLLVGLPDGRGGGRRIDRQVRLTDLAPTILDAAGVAAAPADGVSLLHLVDGAPPEVPAAAWTYAASSNRGLALRVDDRLKYTFNDAAWRQIHGEERLVDLERDPAERVNLAARDPRAAELRALTGATLLAQHRGPRLAIRNRGPHQLRGRLEGAFNAHDRLKASAAGGGTVRWRGPAPPTFAVGPGQELTLLLSSPDRDRAGIIAHLVAPDGRRGSPVAEWLDLSALERPLAVELGEDGDWRRIEGPAAPPGTGFLVWWEGGPPESASAPDGAVTEQLRALGYLE
- a CDS encoding glycosyltransferase translates to MSGGPCLSVVIPTRDRRRLLEQTLAALDRQRELPCPFEVVVVDDGSTDGTGEWLQLAQFGGFTLQQIATRPGGPARARNLAIRRAAAPRVLLLGDDTVPAKDLLAAHLAAAAGRDVAVQGRIDWDPARPVTEVMRFLAPAGPQFWFEGLGDGGPVPFSAVLASNLSAPTRWFREEPFDERFTEACLEDTELAWRWQQRGWPAVYSATAVCWHRHHYDRIEPFLDRQRRAGRWARLAAAIHPALRWRVALQPIAFAAVSALRVALRWRRRDLWDLRCRLAFAKGYLSRPRPGVDGEG